The sequence below is a genomic window from Candidatus Thiodiazotropha endoloripes.
GTACCTTTACCGACTATTTCGGTAACAGCATGACCTCACCCATCGACGGTGATCCGGAAGACAACTGGTGCCGACCCAACCACATCGTATTGCTCTCTGATGGTGCGCCAAACTCCAATTCACCAACCAGTGGACAAGCCTACGGACTGACATCCTACGAAGGAACCAATTGTGTCCGTAACTCCACCTCAAGATGGCAAAACGGTCGATGCGCAAAAGAGATTGCGCGCTGGGCATACACCACCGACCTCGAAGAGGGAACAGGCTGGCATGAGACCCAGAACATTACTACCCATACCATCGGTTTCGACACTTCGACCGGCAGTAGCACGGAAATCTTCCTGCAGAGTCTGGTAGGCGATGATGCCGGTGGCGGTAACTACTATCAGGTAGACAGTAACGCACCAGCTGACAGTGTCACCGGCCTGTCAAATGTTCTGACCTCTATCATTGTCGACGCTCAGGAGTCCATCCCCTATGCCTATACGGCTCCAGTGATTCCTTTCAATCCTGACAATGCCGCAATCAGTGGTGATCGTATCTACATACCGCTGTTTGTGCCGTCAACAACCACCTTCTGGAAAGGCAACCTGAAAAGCTACAGTTTTGCTGTGAGCGACGGCAACATTGTCATTCTTGACGAATTAGGCTCTTCAGTGGTTAACGAAGCCTATGAGTTCACCGGCTCTCAAGACTATTGGAACGACTCATCCGACGGTGGCGAAACCCTTGAGGGTGGCGCCGCATCACACACGGGTTCACATGGAATCCGTAACTTATATACTAATCTGAATGGTAGCGCCCCGCTGTCTGACTCCACCAATCGGGTTATCTTCAGTAATACGGCAATCACCAACGCCATGATGGGTGTTGCAACAGATGAAGAGCGTGTGGATCTGCTTAACTGGATCACCTGGGATCCGACCTGGACTATCAACAATACGGATGAAGAGCCGCATACCGGGGTAATGGGCGCTCCCATACATACTCAACCGGCCGTTGTTAACTATGCGGCAGGCGACGTAGTCCTGTTGCCCACCAGTGAAGGTGTCCTTACTGCTATCGATGCTGATACGGGCGCAGAACTCTGGGCCTTCATGCCGGTAGACTTTTTGAGTGAAATCAACACAATCAAAACGAACAATCCATCAACCACCCCCTTCTACGGCCTGGATGGCCCACTCACTGTTTACGAGGTTGGTAGCAGTAAGATGGCCATTGTCGGCATGAGACGTGGTGGCAAAAAGTACTTTCTGCTCGATGTTACCAATAGGGATGCACCAGTCTTTGTAAGAGAGATTGCAGCGGCTAGCGATGTCAATTTCTCTGGTCTTGCACAAACCTGGTCAAAGCCTCTGTTTGTAAACATCAACGTTGGAGGCACTGCAACACCGGTTCTGATCTTTGGCGGTGGCTATGACACGGATCAGGATACGGCGACATCACGATCTGCTGATGATGAAGGTAACTTTATTTTCATCGTGAATGCTACTGACGGCAGTCTGTTGAGAACCGTCTCCAATTCTGGAGCGGATATCACCGTCAGCAATATGACCAACAGTATCCCGAGTGATGTAATGACCATCGACATCGATGGTGACGCCATGGTCGATCGAATCTACGCCTCTGACGTCGGCGGCAGGATCATTCGCGTGGATGTCGACTCCATGTCGGGAGCGGTAATTGCCGATGTAAACTCGAGCGGTGGATTCAGACGCTTCTTCAATACACCGCAAGCCGGTTACTACTCCAAGGGTGGTGTACAGTTTGTTTCGATCCTGATCGGTTCCGGCAACAGAACAGATCCATTGGACGGAAGCACAACCGACCGCTTCTACATGATCAAGGATCGGGCGGTTTGGAATCCGCCTACAAGCTACACAACTGTTACACAGTCGATGCTTCTCAATGCGACAAACACACCACCAACCCGATCCGATGTTCTAAATCCGGCTAACGGCGGTTGGTATTTTGATCTGTCGAATACGGAAAAATCCTATTCGAAAGCCATACTCTACAACTATGCCGTTATATTCACCACATTCAGTGCAACACGTGCCGATGACTTGGGAGACTGTGAAGCACGAGGTTCAGCCGGTACAGCCAGAGTCTATGCCGTTGACATGATAGACGCCAATGCAAAATTCAACTGGAATGGCGGCAGTGAAGACAACCTGACGGTCAATGATCGTTCTGACACCTTGAACATGCTTGGAATCCCACCATCACCCATGCTGGTATTCCCAGGCGACCTCGATGACCAGGGCGGCCAAATCCTCGGTAATAAAGTCCACTTGCTGGTCGGTATTGAGAAAAAACGTGATTGGGATGATTATTTCTTACCCACCTACTGGGAAGAGGTTATAGATGATTAATTCAAGAAGTAAGATGCGTGGCTTTACATTGATTGAAGTATTGATTGCCGTAGCAATCGTCGGCATCATTGCCGCCATTGCCTACCCTCAATATGCCGATTCAATTCGCAAAGGACGACGTAATGATGGCATGGCAGCCCTTTTGGATGCTGCTCAGAAACTGGACGTTTTCCGGGCTCGTACAGCCAGCTATACTGATGTTCCAGGCAATGCCAACATCAACACTACCAGCCCTGAAGGTTACTACGATGGGCTTACGATTATTCCAGGCACCTGTGGCGATATCACTAACTGCTACTCGATTGAGATCAACGTTACGACCAAGGATGGCCAGAATGAAGACGATGTCATTGCCTACCGAATCAACTCGGCCGGACTCAAGGAGAGGAATGAAGGTGGCTGGGTAGAAGGTTGGAAGTAGAGCGATAAACATCTGGTCTGATCTACTGATTAGACCTATCCCCCAGGATCCACATCGATTGATGTGGATCCTTTTTTATTTCATATTTTCTCAGTTATGGAAAGTCCTCGAATAAGCCGAAACCAGTCCACTATGTATGTTATTCTAAAACCTCTAAACAGGATTTAATATGTTCAAAACGGGTTAGATCCTGTGCCCCTGAATCAAAAGGCGATAAAGCTAACATGACAGACTGTCTCATCGTTGGTGGCGGGATCATCGGCATGCTCACTGCACGGGAACTCTCTGCTGCAGGCATGGATGTCACCTTACTCGAACAGAGTCGTATTGGCCGGGAATCCTCCTGGGCCGGTGGGGGAATCATCTCCCCGCTCTACCCTTGGCGATATACCAACTCCGTCAATGACCTGGCAGCCTGGAGTCAGCAATCCTATCCATCCCTTTCTGAGGAACTGAAGGAAGCCTCAGGTATCGATCCAGAGTACACAATCAGTGGACTGTTGATCATTGATCCTGAAGATATCGACAAGGCCGTGGATTGGTCATTCAACCGCAAACAAAATCTCAAACTCATTGATGGTAGCGATCTTACCAGTTATGAGCAGACACTGGAGATTGACGCCAAGCAAGGCATCTGGATGCCCGATGTTGCCCAAGTACGCAACCCCAGATTGACCCAATCCCTTTACAAAGCCATCAATGACAAAGTTCAAATCCACCAGCATTGCAAAGTGGATGAGTTAATCGTAGAAAACAGACAGGTCAAAGGGGTTGAAACTGACAAACAGCGATTCGAAGCTGACCGGGTAGTGATCTGTGCCGGCGCCTGGAGCCGAACGCTACTGCAATCACTTGCCACGCCACCCACGATCGAACCGGTACTTGGGCAGATGATTATTTTCAAACATCAGCCTGAAAGGATTACCCGGATCACACTCCACCAGGACCGCTACGTAATTCCCCGACGTGATGGCCGGGTTCTGGTTGGCAGCACGCTGGAACACAGAGGGTTTGAAAAAACCACAACAGAAGCGGCAAAGCAGGAACTCAAAACTTACGCTCTGAACCACTTTCCGGAATTGGCCCATGCTGAAATTGAGCACCATTGGGCAGGACTGCGACCAGGTTCACCCAAAGGTATCCCATATATTGGAGAGCTGCCAGAAATCTCTGGTCTCTATGTTAATGCAGGTCATTTCCGTAACGGTGTTGTACTTGGCCCAGCCTCATGCCGTCTTCTTGCAGACATTGTCCTAGAACGGCCACCAGTACTTCCAAGCCAACCTTACAGCCTTGATGCGAAAAGATTTTAATAATAAATTCCGATAGTTAAGCCCAGAACACATGAATACGTCCAGATAATACAGGCTAGACCACGTGATCAAGATAGGTCTATAATTGCCCGCCTTCAGCCGGTGTAGCTCAGTCGGTAGAGCAACTGATTCGTAATCAGTAGGTCGGCGGTTCAATTCCGCCCATCGGCTCCATCCATCACCTACCCTGCCGCCACTCATAAGTGGAAATTTTCTGTTGATGAATTAAGCTATCTTCAGGCCAGAACATCAGCTATTATCTGCTGCCATTTCTCTCTCAGGAGCCGATCTACTCCCCATGCGCCTTTTTAAAATCGTCTTTTTAAATCAGGGGAAAGTCTACGAAATCTTCGCCCGCACCGTTCGCCAGGGTGAGCTCTATGGTTTCGTGGAGGTTGAGGATCTGATCTTTCAGGAAACCAGCAGTTTGGTCGTGGATCCATCGGCTGAGAAATTGAAAGAGGAGTTCTCAGGCGTGCAACGAACCCGCATACCGATCCACTCCGTGATCCGTATCGATGAGGTGGAAAAACAGGAGCATGGCCCGGGTAAGATCATTGAGATTGATGCGGATTCCAATATCACGCCATTTCCCAACCATTTTATCAATCCAAAAAACAATCCAGAGAAGTAACTCGCCTATTGCGATTACGCATTGATCCATAGAGCGGAATATTGAGAATAACGGTGTACTCCACTACTCCCTCTCAATATGAAACAGTTTACCTTACTACTCACAATCCTCCTGCTTGTCAGTGGCTGTTCTGAGCATAACTCTGATGCTTCAGACGCTGAATTTTCAGCAAATCCGCCGTTGATCGTTGCTGCTGAAGCCGGCGACCTACCAACCATACGCAAATTGATTGAGGATCAGAGCCCCGTGGATGTGCAGGATGCCTGTATGTGGACGCCACTTATGAAAGCCTCGCTGAATGGTCATCTGGAAGCGACTCAACGTCTGCTCGATGCAGGAGCCAATGTTAATCAGGTCGATAAGGGTGGTTATTCAGCCATGATGCTGGCAGTTTCCAATAACCATCACCGGATCGCCGAGCTGTTGTTAAGCCATGGCGCGGATGTCAACCAAATTGAGACAACAGGCGGTTGGAGCGCGCTGATCTGGGCAGCAAAACTGGGACACACAGATTCGGTAGCAGTCCTGCTTGCACATAACGCCAACACCACTCTCAAAGACTTCGATCATATGAACGCCTTGGATTGGGCAACAAAAAATCAGCACAACGAAATCTTGGCCTTGTTCGAAACCCAAGATTCGCAATAAGTATCATTTATGATCTACCCCAGCTGAATGGGTTACTGATTAATTTGATTAATACCTTAACTCAGTAATCTGGCAAGCTTACGCCACACACACTTAACATAATTCTGTGTAAATACCGGATTCACTGATCTGGATCATCAGTAGATGCGGGATGAAATTCTAAGATGTACCGACGAGATGGAAATCTCTCTTCATGATCTGGGCTTTTGTTCTGGAGGTGTATCCCATGCCAAGCCGTATTACCAATGATCAAAGTCTTCGCGATGCCATAGGCCAGCTCTCAGCGACACAACAACGCGCCTTGGCGGGTAAGTTTGTGGCCAGTGTCGAACATTTGAGTGCTGACCCAAGGGTTTCCAGAGCCGTTCAGGCCGCTACCAATCCGGAGCTGAATCCCCAGGAGATCGAAGCTGCATACAAAGAAGTCAAAAGCTTTGCCACACAAACCTATACCGCATGCGGCCGGGATGCTGACTGGGCAGCTCAAGCTGAACACTTTGTCGCTGCCGCTGCGGCAGCCTCGCTTGCGCCTGATGAACCCGATGAGAGCAAAGGTGCCTGGCGCGCCGCCATGCAGGCAAGGATGGCTAAGAACTGCGAAATGATTCTGAACAATGAAGGTGGGTTGGCCAACGAATCTGAAAGGCAGTATGAGTTAGCTGAGGCATTCATACCTTAACCACTTAGCTTCTTAAACCAGTCCGCAAATCAACACCATCGCTTGACGACTGTTAGTGGCGTTCAATTGCGGACTGGATTGCTCAACTCTTGCCATCCATCAAGGTGATTCCGTTCAGTCCGTCAACCAGCGAGTCGCTGGTCTGGCTGGCCCCAAGCTTTATCATCAGGCGCACATCATTGGCCGAATCCGCATGAGCCAGTGCGTTTTCGTAGCTGATAACCCCCTCTTCATAGAGTCGATAGAGGTGCTGATCAAACGTGATCATGCCAAGCTCGTTAGATCGCTTCATCAGCTCTTTGAGTTTGTGAATCTCACCTTTACGGATCAATTCTGAAGCCAGGGGTGTATTGAGCAATACCTCAATCGCTGCACGCCGACCACTACCATCAGCTTTTGGTATCAGCTGTTGAGCCACGATCGACTTCAGGTTCAGCGACAGATCCATGAATATCTGTTCCCGATGATCCTCTGGAAAGAAGTGAATAATCCGGTCCAGCGCCTGGTTGGCATTGTTCGCATGCAGGGTTGAAAGACAGAGATGGCCAGTCTCAGCGAATGCAATCGCGTGTTCCATGGTCTCCCGGGTACGAATCTCGCCAATCAGTATAACATCAGGGGCCTGACGCAGGGTATTCTTCAGTGCCACCTGATAGGACTCGGTATCGATACCGACCTCCCGCTGGGTGATGATGCACTGATTGTGGTCATGCATGAATTCGATGGGATCTTCAATGCTGACGATATGGCCGTCCCCACGATTATTTCGATAGCCGATCATGGCGGCCAGAGAGGTCGACTTACCGGTACCCGTCGCCCCGACGAAGATCACCAGGCCACGCTTGGCCATGGAGAGATCCTGCAGTATTGAAGGAAGATAGAGGGATTCAAGGCTCGGGATATTGGTCTCTATACGTCGCAGTACCATGCCCACCGCATCCCGCTGGACAAAGGCGCTGACACGAAACCGACCAACCTTTTTTGCACTGATGGCAAAGTTGCATTCATGGGTTTCATCAAACTCTTTCTGCTGGGCATCGGTCATGATGCTGTAGGTCAGTGTTTTGGTCTGCTGAGCGGTCAGTGCCGTCTTGTTGACCGGATGAATCTTGCCATCAACTTTGATTGAAGGCTCCCGTCCAGCGGTAATGAAGAGATCCGAGGCCTTGTTCTTGACCATCATGGCTAGGAGTGTGTTCAGTTCCATAGTCTTGTCCTCTTTACACTCGTATTCATAGGCTGATCCCAAAGCGTCAGCTGTTGGGACGAGAGCCTGGGGCCTGTTGACACGATTTCAATCGACCCTGGGGTTCTACCTGCAAGAGTGATTGTTAATCCTGATTGTATTAATGATACAACATCAGACTAAAACTGATCCTTGTTCTGCGCTTTTGCCTTGGCATCCAGACGGCTGACCACACCCTTCTGTACCAGCTCTTTCAGCGCCTGGTCCATGGTCTGCATGCCTGCCGCCTGACCGGTCTGAATCGCTGAATACATCTGCGCCACCTTATCCTCACGGATCAGATTTCGGATCGCCGGTGTACCCACCATAATCTCCCAGGCGGCGATTCGACCTCCACCGATCTTTTTCAGAAGGGTCTGGGCGACCACCGAGCGCAAAGACTCGGAAAGCATGGAGCGAACCATCGACTTCTCACCAGCCGGGAACACATCGATGATACGGTCGATGGTCTTCGCTGCCGAACTGGTGTGCAGAGTCCCGAATACCAGATGGCCGGTCTCGGCCGCTGTCAGTGCCAAACGGATGGTTTCAAGGTCACGCAACTCACCCACCAGGATGATATCCGGATCCTCACGTAGCGCAGAACGCAGAGCTTCGGCGAAACCCAGGGTATCCCTGTGGACCTCACGCTGATTGATCAGACACTTTTTACTGCTGTGGACGAATTCGATCGGATCTTCGATGGTAAGAATGTGGGAGTAATCATTGTCGTTTTTGTAGTCCATCATGGCGGCAAGCGTCGTCGACTTACCGGAACCTGTCGGGCCGGTAACCAACACCAGTCCACGAGGCACATCGACAATGTCCCTGAAGATCTGAGGGCAGCCCAGATCATCCAGGGTCAACACCTTGGAGGGGATGGTACGAAATACCGCGGATGCGCCACGGGCCTGATTGAAGGCATTGACACGAAAGCGGGCAAGCCCGGGGATCTCAAAGGAGAAGTCGTTTTCCAGAAACTCTTCAAAATCCTTTCGCTGCTTGTCGTTCATGATGTCATACACCAGGGCATGCACCACCTTATGTTCAAGCGCCGGAACGTTGATGCGGCGAATGTCTCCATCTACACGGATCATTGGCGGCAAACCAGCGGAAAGGTGTAAATCAGATGCGTTGTGTTTGACACTGAAGGCCAATAGTTCAGCGATATCCATTCATTCCCCCGTTGTACTCAGGCTTGTCAAGCCTACCATTGTTGATCGCAAATCGTGGTACTCTATCTCCAGCCGGACGGCCATTATCCCCTTATCGACATCCAGACAGATATATTTAACCGGCGCCTGGACTTGAAATGGCATCAGCCTGACCGCATTTGCAGTGTAGAACGTACTACGGGATTAATGATATACCAAACCGCCTGACAATTAACTTTTCGCCCTGCAAACAAGGCATAGGCCTGAAGACGAACGTGACAGACAACACCGTATCAACTCCCGATCAACTGCGACAACGCTTCGAGGCTGTAGAGCAGCGCATCCAGCAGGCAACCGCAGCCTGTCAGCGGGAAACCGACTCTGTGGAGCTGCTGGCCGTCAGCAAGACCCGCAGCAGCGAGGAGATTCGCGCACTGGCCGTCCTGGGCCAGAGAATGTTCGGTGAAAACTACCTGCAGGAGGCGATAAGTAAAATCGAGCAACTGGCCGAGCTCAACCTCTGCTGGCATTTTATCGGCCGTATCCAGAGCAACAAAACCAGGCCGATCGCCGAACACTTCGACTGGGTACACAGTGTCGCCAGCCTGAAACACGCCACCCGCCTGAGTCAACAGCGCCCGGAGGGGATGTCGCCCCTGAACATCTGCCTGCAGGTGAATACCAGTGGCGAGGCGAGTAAGGACGGGCACTCACCAGAAGAGCTGGCACAATTGCTACCCGCCTACCAACAGCTGGACAGGATCATTGTCAGG
It includes:
- a CDS encoding PilT/PilU family type 4a pilus ATPase translates to MELNTLLAMMVKNKASDLFITAGREPSIKVDGKIHPVNKTALTAQQTKTLTYSIMTDAQQKEFDETHECNFAISAKKVGRFRVSAFVQRDAVGMVLRRIETNIPSLESLYLPSILQDLSMAKRGLVIFVGATGTGKSTSLAAMIGYRNNRGDGHIVSIEDPIEFMHDHNQCIITQREVGIDTESYQVALKNTLRQAPDVILIGEIRTRETMEHAIAFAETGHLCLSTLHANNANQALDRIIHFFPEDHREQIFMDLSLNLKSIVAQQLIPKADGSGRRAAIEVLLNTPLASELIRKGEIHKLKELMKRSNELGMITFDQHLYRLYEEGVISYENALAHADSANDVRLMIKLGASQTSDSLVDGLNGITLMDGKS
- the thiO gene encoding glycine oxidase ThiO, which translates into the protein MTDCLIVGGGIIGMLTARELSAAGMDVTLLEQSRIGRESSWAGGGIISPLYPWRYTNSVNDLAAWSQQSYPSLSEELKEASGIDPEYTISGLLIIDPEDIDKAVDWSFNRKQNLKLIDGSDLTSYEQTLEIDAKQGIWMPDVAQVRNPRLTQSLYKAINDKVQIHQHCKVDELIVENRQVKGVETDKQRFEADRVVICAGAWSRTLLQSLATPPTIEPVLGQMIIFKHQPERITRITLHQDRYVIPRRDGRVLVGSTLEHRGFEKTTTEAAKQELKTYALNHFPELAHAEIEHHWAGLRPGSPKGIPYIGELPEISGLYVNAGHFRNGVVLGPASCRLLADIVLERPPVLPSQPYSLDAKRF
- a CDS encoding DUF1820 family protein, giving the protein MRLFKIVFLNQGKVYEIFARTVRQGELYGFVEVEDLIFQETSSLVVDPSAEKLKEEFSGVQRTRIPIHSVIRIDEVEKQEHGPGKIIEIDADSNITPFPNHFINPKNNPEK
- a CDS encoding type IV pilin protein, with the translated sequence MINSRSKMRGFTLIEVLIAVAIVGIIAAIAYPQYADSIRKGRRNDGMAALLDAAQKLDVFRARTASYTDVPGNANINTTSPEGYYDGLTIIPGTCGDITNCYSIEINVTTKDGQNEDDVIAYRINSAGLKERNEGGWVEGWK
- a CDS encoding ankyrin repeat domain-containing protein, whose translation is MKQFTLLLTILLLVSGCSEHNSDASDAEFSANPPLIVAAEAGDLPTIRKLIEDQSPVDVQDACMWTPLMKASLNGHLEATQRLLDAGANVNQVDKGGYSAMMLAVSNNHHRIAELLLSHGADVNQIETTGGWSALIWAAKLGHTDSVAVLLAHNANTTLKDFDHMNALDWATKNQHNEILALFETQDSQ
- a CDS encoding pilus assembly protein; amino-acid sequence: MLFTKQTPQFKHQLPSFCSALILSLSAQISVADDIEIYLQEPPDPVPPNVLFVLDESGSMSSGSPSRRNQLVDAMTGVVNNPDLANTNAALLGYTTRWGNNGTLYMRAHSGEFKLFDGNESSFTSQVSSLQTISYTPTVKAMEAAVDWFRRDRTFTDYFGNSMTSPIDGDPEDNWCRPNHIVLLSDGAPNSNSPTSGQAYGLTSYEGTNCVRNSTSRWQNGRCAKEIARWAYTTDLEEGTGWHETQNITTHTIGFDTSTGSSTEIFLQSLVGDDAGGGNYYQVDSNAPADSVTGLSNVLTSIIVDAQESIPYAYTAPVIPFNPDNAAISGDRIYIPLFVPSTTTFWKGNLKSYSFAVSDGNIVILDELGSSVVNEAYEFTGSQDYWNDSSDGGETLEGGAASHTGSHGIRNLYTNLNGSAPLSDSTNRVIFSNTAITNAMMGVATDEERVDLLNWITWDPTWTINNTDEEPHTGVMGAPIHTQPAVVNYAAGDVVLLPTSEGVLTAIDADTGAELWAFMPVDFLSEINTIKTNNPSTTPFYGLDGPLTVYEVGSSKMAIVGMRRGGKKYFLLDVTNRDAPVFVREIAAASDVNFSGLAQTWSKPLFVNINVGGTATPVLIFGGGYDTDQDTATSRSADDEGNFIFIVNATDGSLLRTVSNSGADITVSNMTNSIPSDVMTIDIDGDAMVDRIYASDVGGRIIRVDVDSMSGAVIADVNSSGGFRRFFNTPQAGYYSKGGVQFVSILIGSGNRTDPLDGSTTDRFYMIKDRAVWNPPTSYTTVTQSMLLNATNTPPTRSDVLNPANGGWYFDLSNTEKSYSKAILYNYAVIFTTFSATRADDLGDCEARGSAGTARVYAVDMIDANAKFNWNGGSEDNLTVNDRSDTLNMLGIPPSPMLVFPGDLDDQGGQILGNKVHLLVGIEKKRDWDDYFLPTYWEEVIDD
- a CDS encoding YggS family pyridoxal phosphate-dependent enzyme; translation: MTDNTVSTPDQLRQRFEAVEQRIQQATAACQRETDSVELLAVSKTRSSEEIRALAVLGQRMFGENYLQEAISKIEQLAELNLCWHFIGRIQSNKTRPIAEHFDWVHSVASLKHATRLSQQRPEGMSPLNICLQVNTSGEASKDGHSPEELAQLLPAYQQLDRIIVRGLMTIPAPVAETEDPKQSLKLLHILRDQLKTADNPLNTLSMGMSDDLEDAICEGSTIVRIGTAIFGPRNYN
- a CDS encoding type IV pilus twitching motility protein PilT, producing the protein MDIAELLAFSVKHNASDLHLSAGLPPMIRVDGDIRRINVPALEHKVVHALVYDIMNDKQRKDFEEFLENDFSFEIPGLARFRVNAFNQARGASAVFRTIPSKVLTLDDLGCPQIFRDIVDVPRGLVLVTGPTGSGKSTTLAAMMDYKNDNDYSHILTIEDPIEFVHSSKKCLINQREVHRDTLGFAEALRSALREDPDIILVGELRDLETIRLALTAAETGHLVFGTLHTSSAAKTIDRIIDVFPAGEKSMVRSMLSESLRSVVAQTLLKKIGGGRIAAWEIMVGTPAIRNLIREDKVAQMYSAIQTGQAAGMQTMDQALKELVQKGVVSRLDAKAKAQNKDQF